In Oenanthe melanoleuca isolate GR-GAL-2019-014 chromosome 17, OMel1.0, whole genome shotgun sequence, one genomic interval encodes:
- the LOC130260170 gene encoding discoidin domain-containing receptor 2-like isoform X2 → MHEGTIRDEDITASSQWYDSTGPQYARLQREEGDGAWCPAGLLEPEDVQFLQIDLHKLFFITLVGTQGRHARATGKEFARAYRIDYSRNGERWVSWRDRQGTRVMEGNTDTYDVVLRDLRPPIIARFVRLIPVTRAAMTVCMRVELYGCLWHDGLASYSIPEGGTIAAPGFPIVYLNDSTYDGYHERRHLYGGLGQLTDGVLGLDDFTQSHQYRVWPGYDYVGWRNESFSTGAVEMEFQFDRPRNFTSMKVHCNNMFSKGVKIFRRVECLFKPRLIADWEPEPVGVATVLDDKNPSARFVTVPLQQRVGKAILCRFYFADTWMMMSEISFQSDMESVNPSFVTVATSTTGLLETEHNVTEGTWGTTSSVTSTWIGEKADDSNTSILVGCLVAIILLLLMIIIIILWKQYVQKRLEKAPRRILEEDATVRLSFYSYTIANNQTQIHQSNPTYERAFPLDLEYHQPATLLQKLPELSQSAEDSVCSGDYAEPDLTKSTPHQGFQNNVPHYAETDIVHLQGVTGNNMYAVPALTVDSLTKKDISVGEFPRQQLRLKEKLGEGQFGEVHLCEADGLLEFLGVSSSEFTHQPVLVAVKMLRSDVNKTARNDFLKEIKIMSRLKNPNIIRLLGVCVRDDPLCMITEYMENGDLNQFLSHREIYSKFAISNSIPCVTHSNLLYMATQIASGMKYLASLNFVHRDLATRNCLVGNNYTIKIADFGMSRNLYSGDYYRIQGRAVLPIRWMAWESILLGKFTTASDVWAFGVTLWEMFVLCREQPYSLLTDEQVIENTGEFFRSQGRQIYLSQTPLCPNPVFDLMLKCWSRDIKDRPTFDMIHQFLLEQMESNI, encoded by the exons ATGCACGAGGGGACCATCCGGGATGAGGACATCACTGCTTCCAGCCAGTGGTACGACTCCACAGGGCCCCAGTATGCACG GTTACAAAGGGAAGAGGGGGATGGAGCCTGGTGCCCAGCTGGTTTGCTGGAGCCTGAAGATGTGCAGTTCCTGCAGATTGACCTGCACAAGCTGTTCTTCATCACCCTGGTGGGCACGCAGGGCCGGCACGCCCGCGCCACGGGCAAGGAGTTTGCCCGCGCCTACCGCATCGACTACAGCCGCAACGGGGAGCGCTGGGTGTCCTGGAGGGACCGCCAGGGCACCAGG GTGATGGAAGGCAACACCGACACGTACGACGTGGTGCTGAGGGACCTGCGGCCGCCCATCATCGCGCGCTTCGTGCGCCTGATCCCGGTCACCAGGGCTGCCATGACCGTCTGCATGAGGGTGGAGCTCTACGGCTGCCTCTGGCACG ATGGTTTGGCATCCTACAGCATCCCTGAAGGAGGGACAATAGCAGCTCCTGGCTTCCCCATCGTTTATCTGAATGACTCCACCTACGATGGCTACCACGAGCGCAG GCACCTGTATGGAGGGCTGGGCCAGCTCACAGAtggagtgctggggctggatgACTTCACCCAGAGCCACCAGTACCGCGTGTGGCCGGGCTATGACTACGTTGGCTGGAGGAACGAGAGCTTCAGCACGGGCGCCGTGGAGATGGAGTTCCAGTTCGACCGCCCGCGCAACTTCACCTCCATGAAG gtgcaCTGTAACAACATGTTTTCCAAGGGGGTGAAGATCTTCCGGAGGGTGGAGTGTCTGTTCAAGCCGCGCCTGATCGCAGACTGGGAGCCCGAGCCCGTGGGGGTGGCCACGGTGCTGGATGACAAGAACCCCAGCGCCAGGTTTGTGACCGTGCCCCTGCAGCAGCGCGTGGGCAAGGCCATCCTGTGCCGCTTCTACTTCGCCGACACCTGGATGATGATGAGCGAGATCTCCTTCCAGtcag ACATGGAGAGTGTGAATCCCAGTTTTGTTACGGTAGCCACCAGCACCACGGGTCTCCTGGAAACAGAGCACAACGTTACTGAGGGCACCTGGG GAACCACATCTTCTGTAACCAGCACCTGGATAGGGGAGAAGGCAGATGACTCCAACACCTCCATCCTCGTGGGCTGCCTTGTGGCTATtattctgctgctcctgatgaTTATAATCATTATTCTTTGGAAGCAATATGTTCAAAAAAGGTTGGAAAAG GCCCCACGTCGGATCCTGGAGGAGGATGCCACAGTTCGCCTGTCCTTCTACAGCTACACCATTGCCAACAACCAGACCCAGATCCACCAATCAAATCCCACCTATGAACGTGCTTTCCCACTGGATTTAGAATATCACCAGCCAGCTACACTGCTCCAAAAGCTTCCAGAGCTCTCCCAGAGTGCAGAGGATTCAG TGTGCAGCGGGGACTACGCTGAGCCCGACCTGACCAAGTCCACCCCTCACCAAGGCTTCCAGAACAACGTGCCCCACTACGCCGAGACCGACATCGTGCACCTGCAGGGCGTGACGGGCAACAACATGTACGCGGTGCCGGCGCTGACCGTGGACTCCCTGACCAAGAAGGACATCTCCGTGGGCGAGTTCCCCCGGCAGCAGCTGCGCCTCAAGGAGAAGCTGGGGGAAGGACAGTTTGGAGAG gtgcaCCTCTGTGAAGCTGATGgcctgctggaattcctgggagtCTCGTCCTCAGAATTCACTCACCAGCCAGTTCTTGTGGCAGTGAAAATGCTGAGATCAGATGTCAACAAAACAGCCAG GAATGATTTCCTGAAGGAGATCAAGATCATGTCCAGGCTGAAGAACCCCAACATCATCCGGCTGCTGGGCGTGTGCGTGCGGGACGACCCCCTGTGCATGATCACAGAGTACATGGAGAATGGGGACCTCAACCAGTTCCTGTCCCACAGGGAGATCTACAGCAAGTTTGCCATTTCAAACAGCATCCCCTGTGTCAC CCACTCCAACCTGCTGTACATGGCCACCCAGATTGCCTCAGGGATGAAGTACTTGGCATCCCTGAACTTTGTGCACAGGGATCTGGCAACTCGCAACTGCCTGGTGGGGAACAACTACACCATCAAGATTGCAGACTTTGGCATGAGCAGGAACCTCTACAGTGGGGATTACTACAGGatccagggcagagctgtgctgcccatcCGTTGGATGGCCTGGGAGAGCATCCTGCTG GGCAAGTTCACCACAGCCAGTGACGTGTGGGCATTCGGGGTGACGCTGTGGGAGAtgtttgtgctgtgcagggagcagccctaCAGCCTGCTGACAGACGAGCAGGTCATCGAGAACACGGGCGAGTTCTTCCGCAGCCAGGGCCGCCAG ATCTATCTCTCCCAGACTCCTCTGTGCCCTAACCCTGTGTTTGACCTGATGCTGaaatgctggagcagggacatcaAAGATCGTCCCACTTTTGACATGATCCACCAGTTCCTGCTAGAACAAATGGAGTCAAACATTTGA
- the LOC130260170 gene encoding discoidin domain-containing receptor 2-like isoform X1: MIFCMLLLASLPEPSGTEVNPAICRYPLGMHEGTIRDEDITASSQWYDSTGPQYARLQREEGDGAWCPAGLLEPEDVQFLQIDLHKLFFITLVGTQGRHARATGKEFARAYRIDYSRNGERWVSWRDRQGTRVMEGNTDTYDVVLRDLRPPIIARFVRLIPVTRAAMTVCMRVELYGCLWHDGLASYSIPEGGTIAAPGFPIVYLNDSTYDGYHERRHLYGGLGQLTDGVLGLDDFTQSHQYRVWPGYDYVGWRNESFSTGAVEMEFQFDRPRNFTSMKVHCNNMFSKGVKIFRRVECLFKPRLIADWEPEPVGVATVLDDKNPSARFVTVPLQQRVGKAILCRFYFADTWMMMSEISFQSDMESVNPSFVTVATSTTGLLETEHNVTEGTWGTTSSVTSTWIGEKADDSNTSILVGCLVAIILLLLMIIIIILWKQYVQKRLEKAPRRILEEDATVRLSFYSYTIANNQTQIHQSNPTYERAFPLDLEYHQPATLLQKLPELSQSAEDSVCSGDYAEPDLTKSTPHQGFQNNVPHYAETDIVHLQGVTGNNMYAVPALTVDSLTKKDISVGEFPRQQLRLKEKLGEGQFGEVHLCEADGLLEFLGVSSSEFTHQPVLVAVKMLRSDVNKTARNDFLKEIKIMSRLKNPNIIRLLGVCVRDDPLCMITEYMENGDLNQFLSHREIYSKFAISNSIPCVTHSNLLYMATQIASGMKYLASLNFVHRDLATRNCLVGNNYTIKIADFGMSRNLYSGDYYRIQGRAVLPIRWMAWESILLGKFTTASDVWAFGVTLWEMFVLCREQPYSLLTDEQVIENTGEFFRSQGRQIYLSQTPLCPNPVFDLMLKCWSRDIKDRPTFDMIHQFLLEQMESNI; encoded by the exons CAATCTGTCGTTACCCCCTGGGGATGCACGAGGGGACCATCCGGGATGAGGACATCACTGCTTCCAGCCAGTGGTACGACTCCACAGGGCCCCAGTATGCACG GTTACAAAGGGAAGAGGGGGATGGAGCCTGGTGCCCAGCTGGTTTGCTGGAGCCTGAAGATGTGCAGTTCCTGCAGATTGACCTGCACAAGCTGTTCTTCATCACCCTGGTGGGCACGCAGGGCCGGCACGCCCGCGCCACGGGCAAGGAGTTTGCCCGCGCCTACCGCATCGACTACAGCCGCAACGGGGAGCGCTGGGTGTCCTGGAGGGACCGCCAGGGCACCAGG GTGATGGAAGGCAACACCGACACGTACGACGTGGTGCTGAGGGACCTGCGGCCGCCCATCATCGCGCGCTTCGTGCGCCTGATCCCGGTCACCAGGGCTGCCATGACCGTCTGCATGAGGGTGGAGCTCTACGGCTGCCTCTGGCACG ATGGTTTGGCATCCTACAGCATCCCTGAAGGAGGGACAATAGCAGCTCCTGGCTTCCCCATCGTTTATCTGAATGACTCCACCTACGATGGCTACCACGAGCGCAG GCACCTGTATGGAGGGCTGGGCCAGCTCACAGAtggagtgctggggctggatgACTTCACCCAGAGCCACCAGTACCGCGTGTGGCCGGGCTATGACTACGTTGGCTGGAGGAACGAGAGCTTCAGCACGGGCGCCGTGGAGATGGAGTTCCAGTTCGACCGCCCGCGCAACTTCACCTCCATGAAG gtgcaCTGTAACAACATGTTTTCCAAGGGGGTGAAGATCTTCCGGAGGGTGGAGTGTCTGTTCAAGCCGCGCCTGATCGCAGACTGGGAGCCCGAGCCCGTGGGGGTGGCCACGGTGCTGGATGACAAGAACCCCAGCGCCAGGTTTGTGACCGTGCCCCTGCAGCAGCGCGTGGGCAAGGCCATCCTGTGCCGCTTCTACTTCGCCGACACCTGGATGATGATGAGCGAGATCTCCTTCCAGtcag ACATGGAGAGTGTGAATCCCAGTTTTGTTACGGTAGCCACCAGCACCACGGGTCTCCTGGAAACAGAGCACAACGTTACTGAGGGCACCTGGG GAACCACATCTTCTGTAACCAGCACCTGGATAGGGGAGAAGGCAGATGACTCCAACACCTCCATCCTCGTGGGCTGCCTTGTGGCTATtattctgctgctcctgatgaTTATAATCATTATTCTTTGGAAGCAATATGTTCAAAAAAGGTTGGAAAAG GCCCCACGTCGGATCCTGGAGGAGGATGCCACAGTTCGCCTGTCCTTCTACAGCTACACCATTGCCAACAACCAGACCCAGATCCACCAATCAAATCCCACCTATGAACGTGCTTTCCCACTGGATTTAGAATATCACCAGCCAGCTACACTGCTCCAAAAGCTTCCAGAGCTCTCCCAGAGTGCAGAGGATTCAG TGTGCAGCGGGGACTACGCTGAGCCCGACCTGACCAAGTCCACCCCTCACCAAGGCTTCCAGAACAACGTGCCCCACTACGCCGAGACCGACATCGTGCACCTGCAGGGCGTGACGGGCAACAACATGTACGCGGTGCCGGCGCTGACCGTGGACTCCCTGACCAAGAAGGACATCTCCGTGGGCGAGTTCCCCCGGCAGCAGCTGCGCCTCAAGGAGAAGCTGGGGGAAGGACAGTTTGGAGAG gtgcaCCTCTGTGAAGCTGATGgcctgctggaattcctgggagtCTCGTCCTCAGAATTCACTCACCAGCCAGTTCTTGTGGCAGTGAAAATGCTGAGATCAGATGTCAACAAAACAGCCAG GAATGATTTCCTGAAGGAGATCAAGATCATGTCCAGGCTGAAGAACCCCAACATCATCCGGCTGCTGGGCGTGTGCGTGCGGGACGACCCCCTGTGCATGATCACAGAGTACATGGAGAATGGGGACCTCAACCAGTTCCTGTCCCACAGGGAGATCTACAGCAAGTTTGCCATTTCAAACAGCATCCCCTGTGTCAC CCACTCCAACCTGCTGTACATGGCCACCCAGATTGCCTCAGGGATGAAGTACTTGGCATCCCTGAACTTTGTGCACAGGGATCTGGCAACTCGCAACTGCCTGGTGGGGAACAACTACACCATCAAGATTGCAGACTTTGGCATGAGCAGGAACCTCTACAGTGGGGATTACTACAGGatccagggcagagctgtgctgcccatcCGTTGGATGGCCTGGGAGAGCATCCTGCTG GGCAAGTTCACCACAGCCAGTGACGTGTGGGCATTCGGGGTGACGCTGTGGGAGAtgtttgtgctgtgcagggagcagccctaCAGCCTGCTGACAGACGAGCAGGTCATCGAGAACACGGGCGAGTTCTTCCGCAGCCAGGGCCGCCAG ATCTATCTCTCCCAGACTCCTCTGTGCCCTAACCCTGTGTTTGACCTGATGCTGaaatgctggagcagggacatcaAAGATCGTCCCACTTTTGACATGATCCACCAGTTCCTGCTAGAACAAATGGAGTCAAACATTTGA